One Deltaproteobacteria bacterium DNA window includes the following coding sequences:
- a CDS encoding M48 family metallopeptidase has protein sequence MAAPHLYDQISRNKRNTYFLILGVIALFVFVGYLIGRFFYGDPFFGVVPALLGSLVYSLFSLFVGDKVVLFMMGAKPAEPGANQQLMNVVEEMAIAAGLKPPKVFVIHSPASNAFATGRSPDKASIAITTGLMERLNREELQAVIGHEMGHIKNFDTRFAILMAVLVGAVAMICDMVMRQMRFGGRRRGQGGGQLQIVMILLAVVLAILAPLVAKMIQFAMSRHRELLADNTAVELTRNPNALANALEKIATDPDELQLANRGTQHLFIVNPLRA, from the coding sequence ATGGCGGCTCCTCATCTCTACGATCAGATCTCCCGTAACAAGCGGAACACCTATTTTCTTATCTTAGGTGTCATTGCCCTGTTTGTCTTTGTCGGGTACCTGATCGGCCGCTTTTTTTACGGGGATCCGTTCTTTGGTGTTGTCCCGGCGCTCTTGGGCTCTTTGGTCTACTCCCTTTTCTCTCTCTTTGTGGGGGATAAGGTCGTCCTCTTTATGATGGGGGCGAAGCCTGCTGAACCGGGAGCCAACCAGCAATTGATGAATGTAGTGGAAGAGATGGCGATTGCCGCGGGTTTAAAACCACCGAAGGTTTTTGTCATTCACTCCCCTGCCTCCAACGCCTTTGCAACGGGGCGATCTCCCGACAAGGCGTCGATTGCGATTACAACCGGGTTGATGGAGAGACTGAATCGTGAGGAGCTGCAGGCGGTGATCGGGCATGAGATGGGGCATATTAAAAATTTTGATACCCGCTTTGCCATCCTCATGGCGGTTTTGGTCGGGGCGGTCGCGATGATTTGCGACATGGTGATGAGGCAGATGAGGTTTGGTGGGAGAAGGAGAGGGCAGGGGGGTGGGCAGTTGCAGATTGTGATGATCCTCCTCGCTGTTGTCTTGGCGATTCTGGCGCCGCTTGTTGCCAAGATGATCCAGTTTGCGATGTCGCGTCATCGAGAATTGTTGGCAGATAATACGGCGGTTGAGCTCACACGAAACCCAAATGCTCTGGCCAATGCGCTCGAAAAGATTGCGACCGATCCGGATGAGTTGCAACTCGCCAATCGTGGAACCCAGCACCTTTTTATTGTCAATCCGCTCCGGGC
- a CDS encoding LemA family protein, translated as MGTGLILLLVIGAAVVAAIFLYNRLVFWRQQVKNAWSQIDVQLKRRYDLIPNLVETVKGYAKHEKETLEKVMQARNMATQAHSPKEASQAENMLSGTLKTLFAVTESYPDLKANQNFLRLQEELASTENKLSFARQFYNDTTATYNTKIQAFPANMLAGMFGFKAEEFFVVENPEERKNVKVQF; from the coding sequence ATGGGAACAGGTTTGATACTTTTATTAGTCATTGGTGCTGCTGTTGTTGCCGCGATCTTTTTATATAACCGCCTCGTCTTCTGGAGGCAGCAGGTCAAGAATGCCTGGTCGCAGATTGATGTCCAACTCAAGCGTCGTTACGATCTGATCCCTAATCTCGTCGAAACCGTTAAGGGTTATGCCAAGCATGAAAAGGAGACCCTGGAGAAGGTGATGCAGGCACGAAACATGGCGACCCAAGCCCACTCTCCGAAGGAGGCGAGTCAGGCGGAAAACATGTTGTCCGGGACACTCAAGACGTTGTTTGCCGTCACGGAAAGTTATCCTGATCTCAAGGCGAACCAGAACTTTCTCCGCTTGCAAGAGGAACTCGCCTCAACCGAAAACAAGCTCTCCTTTGCACGGCAGTTTTATAATGACACCACGGCAACCTACAACACCAAGATTCAGGCCTTTCCGGCGAATATGCTGGCGGGAATGTTTGGATTTAAGGCCGAGGAGTTTTTTGTGGTGGAGAATCCGGAAGAGCGAAAAAATGTAAAGGTGCAATTCTAA
- a CDS encoding DUF4412 domain-containing protein, with protein sequence MKKLSLIVVFFVIGLLRLALAEIPPHPEYNADMISTNKKGKIVSEGKIYIGKAAGKLDMTMGKNRQIQFFRFDSSKITHCMPENQSCMEMTMDFNAFMNQDWKGWNENCSGEETIDGHPCKVCQIEGKFLGKTRKSTIWKAQDLMGTVVKTLDEKGNKMELKNVAQGPQPDELFIPPAEYRKIGLPGDMGKALKGLFQ encoded by the coding sequence ATGAAGAAACTATCTCTGATCGTTGTTTTTTTTGTGATTGGATTGCTCCGGTTGGCCTTAGCCGAGATTCCACCCCACCCTGAATACAACGCCGATATGATCTCCACGAACAAGAAGGGAAAAATCGTCAGTGAAGGAAAGATTTATATCGGAAAGGCTGCGGGGAAACTGGATATGACGATGGGGAAAAACCGTCAGATCCAGTTTTTCCGTTTCGACTCTTCAAAAATTACACACTGTATGCCGGAAAATCAATCTTGCATGGAGATGACGATGGATTTTAACGCCTTTATGAACCAAGATTGGAAGGGGTGGAATGAAAACTGCTCTGGCGAAGAGACGATTGACGGACATCCCTGCAAGGTTTGTCAGATTGAGGGAAAGTTTTTGGGGAAGACAAGGAAATCAACAATCTGGAAGGCCCAGGACCTCATGGGGACGGTTGTCAAGACGCTCGATGAAAAAGGTAATAAAATGGAACTCAAGAATGTCGCCCAAGGCCCCCAACCGGATGAACTTTTTATTCCACCCGCTGAATATAGAAAAATAGGTCTCCCGGGAGATATGGGGAAGGCCCTCAAGGGGTTGTTTCAATAG
- a CDS encoding ATP-binding protein, which translates to MIHRLCSLPKKQSFFLFGPRQTGKSTLIESIWREHVWHIDLLHYEEFLKYSKAPDLFRREAIQKINKEKISTIFVDEIQRVPLILNEVHSLMESVSCQFILSGSSARKLKRGGANLLAGRAIQRFLFPFIYQEIHDEFDLEDCLRFGSLPAIYKKTEREKIDILTAYTETYLKEEIQAEGLVRNLGGFSRFLEIASAQSGELVDFTALGREAQLTARTVQSYYEILEETLIGLRLPPWKKSVRKRLTAHPKFYFFDTGVTNSLNRRLLAPPDPLLRGRLFEQWVILETHRLLSYKQSEARLFYWRTNTGAEVDLLIEKHGKIVAAFEIKASRSVNRADLSGLRSFSEDYSRTKFFAISNVPNAYEIDAVLVLPWQEYLESLEQFL; encoded by the coding sequence ATGATACATAGATTATGTAGCTTGCCGAAAAAACAGTCTTTTTTCCTTTTTGGCCCTCGTCAAACCGGCAAAAGCACCTTGATTGAATCGATCTGGAGGGAACATGTCTGGCATATCGATCTCTTGCATTATGAAGAGTTCTTAAAATACTCAAAGGCCCCAGACCTTTTTCGAAGGGAAGCCATTCAAAAGATCAACAAGGAAAAAATTTCTACGATCTTCGTGGATGAAATCCAGCGAGTACCATTAATTTTAAACGAAGTTCACTCTCTCATGGAATCGGTTTCCTGTCAGTTCATCTTGAGCGGCTCCAGCGCGCGCAAACTTAAAAGAGGTGGCGCCAATCTCCTTGCAGGACGGGCTATCCAACGTTTCCTTTTTCCTTTTATTTACCAGGAAATCCATGATGAGTTCGATCTGGAGGATTGTTTACGATTTGGCTCCCTTCCAGCCATCTACAAAAAGACGGAGCGAGAAAAGATCGATATTCTCACAGCCTATACGGAAACGTATCTCAAAGAGGAGATTCAGGCAGAAGGATTAGTGCGAAATCTTGGAGGATTTTCCCGTTTTCTGGAAATAGCATCCGCCCAATCCGGAGAACTCGTTGATTTTACCGCCCTCGGAAGAGAGGCCCAGCTAACAGCACGCACTGTCCAGTCCTATTATGAAATTTTAGAAGAAACCCTGATTGGGTTGCGCCTGCCTCCCTGGAAAAAAAGTGTCCGAAAGCGCCTCACGGCTCATCCAAAATTCTATTTCTTCGATACCGGAGTCACTAATAGCCTCAATCGCCGTTTGTTGGCTCCACCCGATCCCCTTTTGCGAGGACGCCTGTTTGAACAATGGGTTATTCTCGAAACCCACCGTCTCCTTTCTTACAAGCAGAGCGAAGCCCGTTTGTTTTATTGGCGTACGAATACAGGTGCCGAGGTTGATTTGTTGATTGAAAAACATGGAAAAATCGTTGCGGCTTTTGAAATCAAGGCTTCTCGAAGCGTTAATCGTGCCGATCTTTCAGGACTGAGGTCCTTCAGTGAGGATTATTCCAGAACTAAATTTTTTGCCATTTCGAATGTCCCGAATGCCTATGAAATTGACGCTGTCCTTGTTCTTCCCTGGCAGGAATATCTTGAATCCCTCGAACAATTCCTTTGA